The genomic window CCCGCCGCCTTGCGCGCATGGACGCACACCGCCGAGGCAAACAAACCGCACGACAGCGAAAAGAACAACGCGTTGCCAAAGGCCAGGACCACGCGGCCCAACTCGGCCAGGCCCACGCCGCCCATCAACAACGGAAAACTCAGCACCGGCACCACGGCCAGCGCGCTGTATATGGTCGTCAGCGACGTCGCGGCGAGCTTGCCCATCACAATATCGTAGCCCTTCAAATCGGTGAGGAACAACAGACCCAGGGTGCCTTCACGCTTTTCCGAACTCAACGTATCGGCCGTCAACGTGGGGCCACTGAACAGGCAGACGAAGAAAACCACACTGGCCAAGCCCGTGAACAAGCTCTGCCCCACCGCACTGGGCGAGGCGTAGGTCATGGACACCAGGATCATGATGGTAAACCCAATGGCGCCCAGACCGGCGGCGAAGCGGGTCCAATACGCAGCGCGTCCGCGAGCCGCAACTCGCAGTTCCCGTTCGACAATGGGCAAGAAGATCATGCGCCAGTTTCCAGCGCCGTACCGTAGGGAAAAACGCACCCCGATGCAATCACTGATCGTGCTTTGAATTTGCGGTGTTGCAGCCAATTCGCTCCCTGCACACAAGGTCCCAAGTTTCGCTACTCCTTAAGCGCTGGCAACTCCACCTTCCAAGTCTGCTCGGTGGGAAAACCGAGGAAGCGTTCCGCCATGGCTTCAAAGCGCTCGGTGTCATCGGTCACGTACGGACGCAAGGTACCCTTGCGCGTGTTCTGTGGTGTCAGGAGTTTAAATTGGGCCAGGCTCTCAGCGACCGACGCGGCACAACATTCGGCAGAATCCACCAACGCGACATTGCGTTTGGTGATTTTGCCAATCGCCTTTTTGAGCAGCGGATAATGGGTGCAACCGAGAATCAAGGTGTCAATTTGCTTGCGCAACAAAGGCCGCAGATACTCTTCAAGAATGATCCGAGTCGCAGCGTGATCCAGCAATCCTTCCTCCACCAACGGCACCAGGAGCGGGCAGGCTTCACTGAAAACCTTGGCCCCCTCATCGCGCGTGCGGATCGCGTTCGTGTACGCTTTGCTGCGCACCGTGGACGCCGTGCCAATCACCCCAATGCGTCGGTTGCGCGTTTTTTCCAGCGCCACCCGCGCCCCCGGCAAAATCACCCCAAAGATGGGCAGCGAAAACCGTTGCTGCAATGCCGGCAGCGCCCAGGCGGAAGCGGTGTTGCAGGCCACCACGAGCGCTTTGACTTTTTGCTGGATGAGGAATTGCGCATCCTCGCAGGCAAACCGCGTCACCGTATCGGGCGACTTGGTCCCATACGGTACCCGTGCCGTATCGCCCAGGTAAATAATGTCTTCGTTCGGCAGCACCCGGTGCAACTCGCGCACCACGGTTAAACCGCCGATGCCTGAATCAAACACGCCGATGGGTAATTGCGAATCCGGTTTCATGTTCACATTAACGGTCCAACCCTTTTTTGTACGCCTGGATACCTTCCAGAATACCCTGGGCCAGCTTCGCACGCCAGGCCCGGTCGTAGATTTTCTTGCCATCGTCACTGCTGGTCATAAAACCACCTTCAACCAGGATGGCGGGAATTTCCGAATGGCGCAACACCGCGAAACGCGCACGGCGCACCCCCCGGTCGTCCGTGCCCAATGCTTTCGTCACACTCTTCTGCACGTTCCAGGCCAACCACATGTTCCTATCATCGTAACGATTGCCTTCATAAGCGCCATTGGCAGCGCCTTCTCCGCGCGCGTTCGTGCTACTGGCATGTGGAGGCGTCATGCAATACGTTTCCACGCCCGTGACACCTTTATCCGCCGCGGCGTTAAAGTGCAGGCTGACCAACAGGTCGGCACCGCGCTTGCGCGCATACTCTGGACGGCTGCCCAGTTCTGTGAAACTGTCATCCGACCGGGTGAGAACCACCTTAAAGCCGGCATCCTCCAGCTTGCTCTTCAACTCCTCCGCCAATAGCAGGGTGTACTTCTTTTCCTGTAGCCGCCCCTCCTGATTGCCGGGATCTTTGCCACCGTGGCCGGGGTCGAGGCAAATGGTCTTCACCTTCCCTTTGGGGTTGCGCGGGGGATTAATCACCGGATTGATGGCCGACACCACATCCAGCGGAGCAATGTACGCGCCGCCATTACGCCGGGCGATGGGCACGGAGAGGGATACGGCCACCCCGTTGATCTGTGACTGCCGGGAATCCACCGTGAACACAAACTTGGACCACTTGCTGGTCATGGTGATCTCCTCGTCCTTGCGGGTCCATTTAAAATCCATTTTGATCAACTCGGCCCAATCCCGCATACTCACATACGTATTGCCAAACATTTCCACCCGCTCCAGTTTGCCGAGGGTGGTTTGCGAAAACAGGACGGGAGCCGCCCAGAAAAAAGCGGCTACCACCAGCATGATGCCGTGCCAACGTCGCATATCGCCGCGCACTGTGCATACGTCGTCGCTGGTTTTCAAGGGAATACTGCCGACCAGGAGTACCGCATCCAAGCGCCATTACCTTTGCCACCGCGCAACCGGACAACTCCATAGGAATGGCGGCACTTGTATTAGCCGTATTTTCAGCAAATATACTATTGGGGCAGATCCATTCAAGGGGCCTTGGCAGGGCATCGAATGAAGTCAAATTTTATGCAGCTAAAAACACAGGAAATACGCTTGTATATTTCTTACCACCTGATACGTTTTTCACAAGCTCCGTTAGCGACAGGTTCCAAACCGGTGGTCGGTGTTGTTTAGGCCGACGTGGGTGGGAGTTATTTGGGTATCTGAAACTGGCAGGACTAAACCGACGTGAAACATGATCTGACCAGTCAGTGCCGAAGCTCGGGTTTACTTGAACTGAGCCAATGAACGATTTTACTCTGACAGCCAATTAACTTTAAACATCAAATGACTATGAATACCAAGTATCAACCTATTCCGTTAAAGACTTCAGCCGTGCTTTGTCTGGCAGTCATTCTGCTGGCAGGAACCGTGCTGACGACGTTTGCCGCCCCCCTGGATCGGACTTGGACCGGTAATGGCGGTTTAAGTTGGGGAGCCGCTAACTGGAACGAGGGGAGCTTGAGCGGCGGTGACTTTCTGATTTACCCCAGTGGTTCGAGCAATCCAGCAAACACGAATGACCTTGCCGGGCGGGTGGTGGGGGCACTGACGTTTGGTGTTGGTACCAGCGGATATGCCTTGGGCGGGGCCTGGTTTTCCATTACGAACGGCATCACCAACAGTGCAGGTGGTGCCAATACCATTAGTAATATCATCACCTTTGCTGCACCTTCGGCGGTCGGTATCCCACAAGCCACGCAGACCGTTTGGAACGCCCAGGCCAGCGGCAGCGGTGCGTTGATATTCAAAGGAACCTACCTCACCAATAGTACCGGTACGGCTACGAATTATATTTTGTTCGACGGACCAGGCGACTTTGGGATCAGCAATGTGATTGTCGGTTCCGGCAGTCTGATTAAAAAGGGCGCCGGTGTGCTCACCTTGGGCGGCGCGAATACCTATGGTCCTTTGGACACGTTTCTTTGGGGCGGTATCCTGCGTGCGGCCACCAACAACGTGATTCCCAACGGCAATAGTAAAGGTAACCTCAATATTTCCAATGCCACCTTTGATCTGAATGGAACCGGGATCCAATCCGTGGATGGCCTCAACGGGGATTCCACTGCGGTGGTGAATAATTCCTCCCTGACGGCGGCGTCTATCCTCTCGATTGGCAATGGTGCCAGCAATTCCTTCTGGGGGGGCAATATCACGGATCCCAATTATGCCAGTGGCGGCTTCGTCAACGTCAGCAATAACAACGGCGGAACGACCTCCTTTACCAATGCCAATTCCTATCGCGGATATACCAGGGTGCAAGGCGGTACTTTTGTGCTGACGAACACGGGCACGATCGTGAACAGTGCTTCGATTATAATCGCTAACGGCAAAACGTTTCGCGTGGATAATAATAGTGTCGGTGGCAACCTACCTGACCGCATCGGCGACTCCGCCAATGTGGTCATGGATAATGGGGTGCTTGTCTTTGCCAACAACGCTGCGGCGGGCGTGAACTATAGCGAGACGATTGGAACACTGGTCTTGAGCAATGCCCAGGGGCGCGTTGACATGATTGCCGCCGCCGCGGGTCAGACTTCTACTTTCACCATCAATAATGTAACGCGCCTTGGTTCCGGTTGGGCGTCGTTTACCTTAAATGGTGGTCCGTTGACCTTGGATCCGCGCAACCGTATTACGATTGTCAATCCAGGTCCGCTCACCAATGTGGCATCCGCCCCGCTGTTCCCAGGAGGCCCCTCCTCAGGAATTATTCCTTTCGCTGGATATACCAGCCGTGATGAATTGGTGCGCTGGGTTGGCACTAACGGGTATAACGGGCCGGTGGAATTGGTGGCGACGGATTATTCTCTGAATATTCCTGAATCCCAGTGGGCCATCACCAACAACCTGCGGTTGGGCTATGGGCAGACCATGACTGGGAATCGGGTGGTGAACAGCCTGAACCTGGGGGCGTCGGCGGTGGCGCATACTCTGGGTGGTGAGATGCCGTTGGATTTGGGTGGCAACAGCTTGGGCATTGCTTCCGGCGCGCTCATGTTCAGTGGCGATACGTCCGGTTTTTTCCAAATCACCAATGGGACGCTCACCGCTGGCATTTCACCCAATACTCCGGCGGAGTTGGTGTTGCTGACCCGGAACACCGGTTACTTGCATCCGCAAAATTTTTCCCCTCTTCCAGGACCGTTGATGTATCCGGCGGAGATTAATGCCAGCATCACGGACAATGGCACCGGTCCGGTCACCGTTACCAAGATTTTTGGCAACCTCATGGTTTTGAGCGGTAGTAACACGTATTCTGGTGGTACGACGATTGCCAACGGGGGTGGCTTTTTAATGATTGGCAACGGTGGAACCAGCGGGACAGCGGGTTCCGGTGACATTACCAACTACGCTGAATTGCATATCAACCGTTCCGATGACATCACCTTTCCCAATGCTATCCGAGGCACTGGAGCCGTGCGTAAATATAATACCAATACCGTGGTATTTACTGCCGACAGTCCATTTAACAACAATTTCTCCGTATATTCCGGTGCGGTTCCGGAACTGGGCGCCGCTGTGCTGGCTGGCAATGGACGCATGACTAACGTGCTTGCCTACTATCTGCGCCGTGGCACTCTGATGGTTTCCAACACCGCTTCCGCCAATCTCACCGACCGGCTTGCTGACGGCAAGGGTGTCAATTTTGAAGGCAGCGGCAGCGCCTTGATTTTCACTAACGATGGCAGTGCGGCAAATTACTCCGAGTCGGTAGGCCAACTAATTGCCAACTACGGCTCTGGAACCGTGGTGGCGGCCCCACCGGCCCCGGGCTACCGTTCGCAACTCACGTTTACGTCTTGGGCTCGCAATAACAACTCCACCATGAATATCACCGGGGCGGGACTGGGAACTAATGTGACTGCGGGAAGTGCCACCAATGTGGTTTTCCTGGCCAGTCCGTTTGGTCAACAGAATGGCACCGCCAATCCGGCTTCGGTGATTTCTGGCAATGAGTTTGCCAAGTATGTGACCAGCACCAGTTTGTCGGTAACCTCGGCCATGCCGTTGCAGGCTTACGATTATGCCATTAATACGGTTGACAGCACTTGGACCGGTGCGCAAAACGTCAAGCTGACGACGGCGGGGACAACCGCTTTAACCGGAGCCCACTACGTAAATACCCTGAACTTGGCGCAAACCGCAGGCATGACTTTGGATGTCTCTGCTGGCTCGTTGAACGTTTCCAATGCAGGCATCCTGGTTAGTGGCGATTATCCGGCCAGCATCACGGGCGGCACGCTTAATGGAGGGGTAGCGGAATTGATCTTCCATGTGATGATTCCCACCAATAGCGGCAATGCGCTCACCGTCAGTTCCATGATTACCAATCAAGCGAATAGCGGCAATTCACTGGTTTTGACCAAGAGCGGTCCGGGCACCCTCTACCTCACCGGGAACAACCTTTACAAAGGGAGCACCGTCATTAATTCGGGCATCCTCAAGGTGGACAGCATCGGGGACGCCGGATTGAACAGCGGCATCGGCACCAATGTCGGCAGCGTCGTTTATTTGCGTGGTGGCACACTTCAATATGCCGGGTCCGGTGCTGCTTCGACCGCTCGCCAGTTTGACGTGCAGAATGGTGCGGGTGCCATTGACATTGCCAGTGCCAGCGGCAGTCTCACCATCAGCTCGAACGTTGCCAGCACCACCTTTACGGCCAATGAACTCGTTAAGTCTGGCCTTGGCACACTGACGCTCGCTGGCTCGACTGATAATGGGAATCTGCGCATGAACGTGCAGGCTGGTACGCTCATACTAGCCAAGACTGGTGGCAACGCAATCTGGGGTCTCTCAGGCGTGGCCCCAGCCGCTACAGTCAAATACGCGAACAACGGCTACGGCAACCAGATTCGTGATGACAAGAACTGGGGGATAGTCAACATGCATGGCACCATTGATATGAACGGCGCGAGCGATGCAGTCACGATCATGATGGGCAGCGGATTCATTACCAATGGCGCTCTGGGCACCACATCCTATCTCACTAATGGCACTGCGCCAACGCAGGGATCAACCGATGTCGCTCATATCAACACCCTCAATATTACCGATGGCGGCTTCGGCAACAATAATACCATTACTCTGGTGAAGACGGGTGCTCGTATCGTGGCCCTCACTGGGAACAACACGTATAGTGGCAAGACCTTGATTCAGAATGGCACGCTGGCCATTGATGCTGACAGCCGTTTGGGAGCGGTTCCGGTGTCTTATGTGCCGGATCAAATTACCTTGGGTAATCCCTTGGTAAGTAGTGGCACTCTGCAAGCGGCACGCGGTTCATTCAGTATTGCCGCCACCCGTGGCATCATGTTGACCAACAATGCGACCCTTGATGCTGCGTATGGGGCCAGCATGACCATTAATAGTATCATCGCCGGGACTAACAGTCTCACCAAGACCGGCCCGGGCGCGGTCGTGTTGGCCAATCCAGGAAATTGTTGGACCAACGGGCTGACCATCAGCGGCGGCTCACTCAAATTGGGCGCTTCAGGAGCTATTCCCAACGGGTTGGGCAAGGCCAATGTGACCGTTAATGGTGGCACCATGGGTGTCGGCACTGCCACCATCCAGAATTTCGG from Verrucomicrobiota bacterium includes these protein-coding regions:
- the murI gene encoding glutamate racemase, whose protein sequence is MKPDSQLPIGVFDSGIGGLTVVRELHRVLPNEDIIYLGDTARVPYGTKSPDTVTRFACEDAQFLIQQKVKALVVACNTASAWALPALQQRFSLPIFGVILPGARVALEKTRNRRIGVIGTASTVRSKAYTNAIRTRDEGAKVFSEACPLLVPLVEEGLLDHAATRIILEEYLRPLLRKQIDTLILGCTHYPLLKKAIGKITKRNVALVDSAECCAASVAESLAQFKLLTPQNTRKGTLRPYVTDDTERFEAMAERFLGFPTEQTWKVELPALKE
- a CDS encoding N-acetylmuramoyl-L-alanine amidase, with the protein product MDAVLLVGSIPLKTSDDVCTVRGDMRRWHGIMLVVAAFFWAAPVLFSQTTLGKLERVEMFGNTYVSMRDWAELIKMDFKWTRKDEEITMTSKWSKFVFTVDSRQSQINGVAVSLSVPIARRNGGAYIAPLDVVSAINPVINPPRNPKGKVKTICLDPGHGGKDPGNQEGRLQEKKYTLLLAEELKSKLEDAGFKVVLTRSDDSFTELGSRPEYARKRGADLLVSLHFNAAADKGVTGVETYCMTPPHASSTNARGEGAANGAYEGNRYDDRNMWLAWNVQKSVTKALGTDDRGVRRARFAVLRHSEIPAILVEGGFMTSSDDGKKIYDRAWRAKLAQGILEGIQAYKKGLDR
- a CDS encoding autotransporter-associated beta strand repeat-containing protein, producing MNTKYQPIPLKTSAVLCLAVILLAGTVLTTFAAPLDRTWTGNGGLSWGAANWNEGSLSGGDFLIYPSGSSNPANTNDLAGRVVGALTFGVGTSGYALGGAWFSITNGITNSAGGANTISNIITFAAPSAVGIPQATQTVWNAQASGSGALIFKGTYLTNSTGTATNYILFDGPGDFGISNVIVGSGSLIKKGAGVLTLGGANTYGPLDTFLWGGILRAATNNVIPNGNSKGNLNISNATFDLNGTGIQSVDGLNGDSTAVVNNSSLTAASILSIGNGASNSFWGGNITDPNYASGGFVNVSNNNGGTTSFTNANSYRGYTRVQGGTFVLTNTGTIVNSASIIIANGKTFRVDNNSVGGNLPDRIGDSANVVMDNGVLVFANNAAAGVNYSETIGTLVLSNAQGRVDMIAAAAGQTSTFTINNVTRLGSGWASFTLNGGPLTLDPRNRITIVNPGPLTNVASAPLFPGGPSSGIIPFAGYTSRDELVRWVGTNGYNGPVELVATDYSLNIPESQWAITNNLRLGYGQTMTGNRVVNSLNLGASAVAHTLGGEMPLDLGGNSLGIASGALMFSGDTSGFFQITNGTLTAGISPNTPAELVLLTRNTGYLHPQNFSPLPGPLMYPAEINASITDNGTGPVTVTKIFGNLMVLSGSNTYSGGTTIANGGGFLMIGNGGTSGTAGSGDITNYAELHINRSDDITFPNAIRGTGAVRKYNTNTVVFTADSPFNNNFSVYSGAVPELGAAVLAGNGRMTNVLAYYLRRGTLMVSNTASANLTDRLADGKGVNFEGSGSALIFTNDGSAANYSESVGQLIANYGSGTVVAAPPAPGYRSQLTFTSWARNNNSTMNITGAGLGTNVTAGSATNVVFLASPFGQQNGTANPASVISGNEFAKYVTSTSLSVTSAMPLQAYDYAINTVDSTWTGAQNVKLTTAGTTALTGAHYVNTLNLAQTAGMTLDVSAGSLNVSNAGILVSGDYPASITGGTLNGGVAELIFHVMIPTNSGNALTVSSMITNQANSGNSLVLTKSGPGTLYLTGNNLYKGSTVINSGILKVDSIGDAGLNSGIGTNVGSVVYLRGGTLQYAGSGAASTARQFDVQNGAGAIDIASASGSLTISSNVASTTFTANELVKSGLGTLTLAGSTDNGNLRMNVQAGTLILAKTGGNAIWGLSGVAPAATVKYANNGYGNQIRDDKNWGIVNMHGTIDMNGASDAVTIMMGSGFITNGALGTTSYLTNGTAPTQGSTDVAHINTLNITDGGFGNNNTITLVKTGARIVALTGNNTYSGKTLIQNGTLAIDADSRLGAVPVSYVPDQITLGNPLVSSGTLQAARGSFSIAATRGIMLTNNATLDAAYGASMTINSIIAGTNSLTKTGPGAVVLANPGNCWTNGLTISGGSLKLGASGAIPNGLGKANVTVNGGTMGVGTATIQNFGTLDLNGYDTTINGLTVNVTTPGVGGVVLNNVANSTNTLTVGNANIASTISGLKDNNNDLGGVLVLRKIGTNTLALANYTNNHSGGFIFEGGRMDFTDDYSLGKVPAVPTTNLTFNGGSIRNNNITVAAKIATNRTINLLAGGGYFLAGYTPSTLTINGRITGVGALNFSTENSTNILTNPGNDYLGNTIVGNNIPYVAPNGTAPKLKLGASEVIPNGAGKGLLLITNGSLVDMAGVTETVNGLGAWGSAVAGTIDNSIGNANLIVGDANTNSSFNGLIKNTGGTLSLTKIGTGTLTLSGINTYSGGTTNASGILNINADAALGAPAPLVFSGNSTLQEAGSLVLSAGRTIAIANGVIATNDDQGFPVTINAPITGAGGLTKVGIGTLNAGGVNTYTGPTVITAGIMVISTGHKGGGSFTVNDGAELAVQTLVNGAFVPLSNLTLGSGAGATTLTFTNWSANAVFPTIWATNLTINSTVTININGTLLAGTYPLIKYSTKNPIAGNIQLAAMVLPRGITASLNDSGTSIDLVVGGSGGIVWAGTPSLPFWDVNLSQNWLFGGSPDFYLETPQPDAVVFDDSAAEKTVVLSNILSPFQITFSNSLDYSLSGTGKVSGAASIVMWGTGTNTINTTNDFSGPVFVNGGMLRLGNRGALGTASGPTTIASGATLDINGTLTNLDTIIVSGSGLGSNGAIVDLTGTGASPYNNLSNVTLVGDTTFGGVGRWDIMAGGNFVGNGYKLTKLGGNLISIKTTGSTGLGDIEVKQGALRFENATTYGDSAKTVTISTNAMLSIYNNGTVNKPMVVLDRGIVSTDSGTANVWTGTVTLNGTNTFDAGSFGSSQNTTLTLSNTVSGSGGLRKISTNCWCWRCPITMTELRLWRAAF